One segment of Trichlorobacter ammonificans DNA contains the following:
- a CDS encoding uracil-xanthine permease family protein has product MTSTPDPVWRTALAGAQILFVAFGATVLVPLLTGLNPSLALLGAGIGTLIFQLCTKRQVPIYLGSSFAFIAPVIYAVKTWGMPATIGALAAASFFYYVAAGLVKWRGVDFIHRLLPPVVIGPVVMVIGLGLAQVAVNMATGKAGDSQVVPHGTALAVAAISLTATMLTAIHARGLLKLVPILVGVAVGYGTSLALGLVDFSSVLNAPWLAVPQFGRPEFNLAAILFMIPVAIAPVVEHVGGILAIGSVVGRDYTEQPGLHRTLLGDGLAVSVVGLFGGPPVTTYGEVTGAVMLTRNYNPVVMTWAACFAIMMAFVGKFGALLQTIPLPVMGGIMILLFGSIAGIGLKTIIDGRVDLMKPRNLCIVSVTLVTGIGGLGLTIGSFSLQGISLCGVLAVLLNQILPAGEREEEEGRSTAH; this is encoded by the coding sequence ATGACCAGCACGCCCGATCCGGTCTGGCGCACCGCCCTTGCCGGCGCCCAGATTCTCTTCGTCGCCTTCGGCGCCACCGTCCTCGTTCCCCTGCTGACCGGCCTCAACCCCAGCCTGGCCCTGCTGGGGGCGGGGATCGGCACCCTAATCTTCCAGCTCTGCACCAAACGGCAGGTGCCGATCTACCTCGGCTCCTCCTTCGCCTTTATCGCGCCGGTGATCTATGCCGTGAAAACCTGGGGGATGCCGGCAACCATCGGCGCCCTGGCCGCCGCCAGTTTCTTCTATTACGTGGCCGCCGGCCTCGTCAAGTGGCGCGGGGTCGATTTCATCCATCGCCTGCTGCCGCCGGTGGTCATCGGCCCGGTGGTCATGGTCATCGGCCTGGGGCTCGCCCAGGTGGCCGTCAACATGGCCACCGGCAAGGCGGGGGACAGCCAGGTCGTGCCCCACGGCACCGCCCTGGCCGTGGCCGCCATCTCCCTGACCGCAACCATGCTGACCGCCATCCATGCCCGCGGCCTGCTCAAGCTGGTTCCGATCCTGGTGGGGGTGGCGGTGGGCTACGGCACCTCGCTCGCTCTCGGCCTGGTTGACTTCAGCAGCGTGCTCAACGCTCCCTGGCTGGCGGTACCGCAGTTCGGCCGCCCCGAATTCAACCTGGCGGCCATCCTTTTCATGATCCCGGTGGCCATCGCTCCGGTGGTGGAGCATGTCGGCGGCATCCTGGCCATCGGTTCCGTGGTCGGCCGCGACTACACCGAACAGCCCGGACTGCACCGCACCCTGCTGGGAGACGGCCTGGCGGTCAGCGTCGTTGGTCTCTTCGGCGGTCCGCCGGTCACCACCTACGGCGAAGTGACCGGTGCGGTCATGCTCACCCGCAACTACAACCCGGTCGTGATGACCTGGGCCGCCTGCTTCGCCATCATGATGGCCTTTGTCGGCAAATTCGGCGCCCTGCTGCAGACGATCCCGCTGCCGGTCATGGGCGGCATCATGATCCTGCTCTTCGGCTCCATCGCCGGCATCGGCCTGAAAACCATCATCGACGGCAGGGTGGACCTGATGAAGCCGCGCAACCTCTGCATCGTCTCCGTCACCCTGGTCACCGGCATCGGCGGCCTGGGGCTCACCATCGGCAGCTTCAGCCTGCAGGGGATCAGCCTCTGCGGCGTGCTGGCGGTGCTGCTCAACCAGATTCTTCCCGCCGGGGAACGGGAGGAGGAGGAAGGCCGGAGCACCGCACACTGA
- the upp gene encoding uracil phosphoribosyltransferase encodes MAVYEVKHPLIQHKIGLLRKADLSTKQCRELASEIARLLTYEATKDLETETITVTGWAGPVEVRQIKGKKITVVPILRAGLGMMNGVLDMIPSARVSVVGLYRNEETLEPVSYYEKFATGMEERTALIIDPMLATGGSLLATIEMLKETGCQRIKGLFLVAVPEGIERITSAHPDVEIYVASIDERLNERGYILPGLGDAGDKIFGTK; translated from the coding sequence GTGGCCGTCTACGAAGTCAAGCACCCCCTGATCCAGCATAAAATCGGTCTGCTGCGCAAAGCGGATCTGAGCACCAAGCAGTGCCGCGAACTGGCCTCCGAAATCGCGCGGCTGCTGACCTACGAGGCAACCAAGGACCTGGAGACCGAGACCATCACCGTCACCGGCTGGGCCGGGCCGGTCGAGGTCCGGCAGATCAAGGGGAAGAAGATCACGGTAGTGCCGATCCTGCGTGCCGGCCTGGGGATGATGAACGGCGTCCTGGACATGATCCCCAGCGCCCGGGTCAGCGTGGTGGGACTCTACCGCAACGAGGAGACGCTGGAACCGGTCTCCTACTACGAAAAATTCGCCACCGGCATGGAGGAGCGCACCGCCCTGATCATCGACCCGATGCTCGCCACCGGCGGTTCGCTGCTGGCAACCATCGAGATGCTCAAGGAGACCGGCTGCCAACGGATCAAGGGACTCTTCCTGGTCGCCGTCCCCGAGGGGATCGAGCGGATTACCAGCGCCCATCCCGACGTGGAGATTTACGTTGCCTCCATCGACGAACGGCTCAACGAACGCGGCTACATTCTTCCCGGGCTCGGCGATGCCGGGGATAAAATCTTCGGCACGAAATAG
- a CDS encoding GNAT family N-acetyltransferase — translation MKIQTVGIEQRPKVYALLERAFPGSSYEVTLVRQLHGNGTPLHEWVCIQSGRVIAYLAFTNAYHGREVCGLHLAPMAVAPDFQRRGVGSELLRFALRQEAIRNQPLFVLGEPDYYRRFGFEPCKQPLCPFDNNNAHFMSMRSDPASAFTVGYEPAFRSGTSLQKRRRRPR, via the coding sequence ATGAAAATTCAGACGGTCGGCATCGAGCAGCGTCCCAAGGTATACGCCCTGTTGGAGCGGGCGTTTCCCGGCAGCAGCTATGAGGTGACGCTGGTGCGGCAGCTCCACGGAAACGGCACGCCGCTCCACGAATGGGTCTGCATCCAGAGCGGCAGGGTGATCGCCTACCTTGCCTTTACCAACGCCTACCACGGCAGGGAGGTGTGCGGGCTGCACCTGGCGCCCATGGCGGTGGCACCGGATTTTCAGCGCCGGGGGGTGGGGTCGGAGTTGCTGCGCTTTGCCCTGCGCCAGGAGGCGATCAGGAATCAGCCGCTGTTCGTGCTGGGGGAGCCGGACTACTACCGGCGGTTCGGTTTTGAACCCTGCAAGCAGCCGCTCTGCCCCTTTGACAACAACAACGCCCACTTCATGAGCATGCGCAGCGATCCGGCCTCCGCTTTCACGGTGGGGTACGAACCGGCGTTTAGAAGCGGTACGTCGCTGCAGAAGCGCCGGCGGCGTCCGCGCTGA
- a CDS encoding PEP-CTERM sorting domain-containing protein has product MKGLFLALALLLCVLPAPAAATRIVIAEYDVSAAAEAAGQELFASAPDNQPGYFTVGIGDMDYFVMFRVHAADVGRTLAYWSGPPLPPGSDSGDYFIRTITGYPFTTEEARQFGTLLPVIYGFSQGSVIRHQVVSNPRLDDYLIQGVYLAVSESMDSGRPAVTTLLYADAAPVPEPSSLLLLGVGLAGLVLVRRR; this is encoded by the coding sequence ATGAAAGGACTGTTTCTCGCGCTCGCACTACTGCTCTGCGTACTGCCGGCCCCGGCGGCGGCAACCCGGATAGTCATCGCCGAATACGACGTTTCCGCCGCTGCGGAGGCTGCCGGCCAGGAACTGTTTGCGTCGGCACCGGACAACCAGCCCGGCTATTTTACGGTAGGCATCGGCGATATGGATTATTTCGTCATGTTCAGGGTCCATGCCGCCGATGTCGGCAGGACCCTTGCCTACTGGTCCGGCCCCCCGCTTCCTCCGGGCAGCGACTCCGGCGACTATTTCATCCGTACCATCACCGGCTATCCCTTCACCACGGAGGAGGCGCGGCAGTTCGGCACGCTGCTGCCGGTCATCTACGGCTTCAGCCAGGGGAGCGTCATCCGGCACCAGGTGGTGTCCAACCCCCGTCTTGACGACTACCTCATCCAGGGCGTCTACCTGGCGGTATCCGAAAGCATGGACAGCGGCAGGCCGGCAGTCACCACGCTGCTCTACGCCGATGCCGCACCGGTCCCGGAACCCTCCAGCCTGCTCTTGCTCGGCGTCGGCCTAGCCGGGCTCGTTCTGGTGCGACGGCGCTGA
- a CDS encoding serine/threonine protein kinase: protein MQTSSHPFQNLTPDLIMDAVESQGFRCDCRNLALNSYENRVYLVGIEEERPLIAKFYRPGRWSDEQIVEEHRFCRELADHELPVVAPWCAAAGESLFRYCGFSFALYPQQGGHAPEFDNLDNLLILGRILGRMHRIGGVAAFRHRPALDSTSFGYESVELIREHFIPAEYRDSYTSLTGQLLEKIDRRLAEAGPVRSIRVHGDCHSGNILWRDNAPHFVDFDDARMAPAVQDLWMMLSGDRRRRLAQLDTLLEGYGEFHDFDPAELRLIEPLRTLRMLHYSAWLARRWDDPVFPATFPWFNTVRYWGEHILELREQLAALDEPPLAVH, encoded by the coding sequence ATGCAGACGAGCAGCCATCCCTTTCAGAACCTGACCCCCGATTTGATCATGGACGCCGTGGAAAGCCAGGGGTTCCGCTGCGACTGTCGCAACCTGGCCCTGAACAGCTACGAAAACCGGGTCTACCTGGTGGGGATCGAGGAAGAACGGCCGCTGATCGCCAAATTTTACCGTCCCGGCCGCTGGAGCGACGAGCAGATTGTCGAGGAGCACCGGTTCTGCCGGGAGCTGGCCGATCACGAGCTGCCGGTGGTGGCTCCCTGGTGCGCCGCTGCGGGCGAAAGTCTGTTCAGGTACTGCGGCTTCAGTTTCGCTCTCTATCCGCAACAGGGGGGGCATGCGCCGGAGTTCGACAATCTGGACAACCTGCTGATCCTGGGACGGATACTGGGGCGGATGCACCGCATCGGCGGGGTGGCCGCCTTCCGGCATCGGCCCGCTCTTGACAGCACGAGTTTCGGCTACGAGAGCGTGGAGCTGATCCGTGAGCATTTCATCCCGGCGGAGTATCGCGACAGTTACACCTCCCTGACCGGCCAGCTCCTTGAGAAGATCGACCGGCGGCTGGCGGAGGCGGGGCCGGTTCGTTCCATCCGCGTTCATGGCGACTGCCACAGCGGCAACATCCTCTGGCGTGACAATGCCCCTCATTTTGTCGATTTCGACGATGCCCGCATGGCTCCGGCGGTGCAGGATCTCTGGATGATGCTCTCCGGCGACCGCCGTCGCCGTCTGGCTCAGCTTGATACCCTGCTGGAGGGGTATGGCGAGTTTCATGACTTCGATCCGGCGGAGCTGCGGCTGATCGAGCCGCTGCGCACCCTGCGCATGCTGCACTACAGTGCCTGGCTGGCCCGGCGCTGGGACGATCCGGTCTTTCCGGCCACCTTTCCCTGGTTCAACACCGTGCGCTACTGGGGGGAGCATATTCTGGAACTGCGTGAGCAGCTGGCCGCCCTGGACGAACCTCCCCTGGCAGTGCATTGA
- a CDS encoding cytochrome b5 domain-containing protein — protein sequence MKRCLPLLLPLLLLCSAPVLATEEYAGRTGKSCAACHVDPAGGGELTAEGTAFATSLGSEASRPALSPAARGLRFVAGYLHLLTAILWFGTILYVHLVLKPAYASSGLPRGELRVGIASMAVMGITGIILTTFRVASPELLLHSRFGVLLLVKISLYLVMVTSATFVITVIGPRLRRKRTEEAVLVTSGEMSIEELSRCDGAEGRPALFAFNGTIYDATASRLWKQGNHMGRHQAGSDLTEVLSQAPHGTEQVERLPAVGRLVPGLTRPAPLHERVFFFMAYMNLAIVFLIVLILALWRWW from the coding sequence ATGAAACGATGCCTGCCCCTACTGCTACCGCTGTTGCTGCTGTGCAGCGCACCGGTCCTGGCCACCGAGGAATACGCCGGCCGCACCGGTAAGAGCTGTGCCGCCTGCCACGTCGATCCGGCCGGCGGCGGTGAATTGACGGCAGAAGGCACGGCCTTTGCCACCTCCCTTGGCAGCGAAGCGTCCCGCCCCGCCCTGTCGCCTGCCGCCAGGGGCCTGCGCTTCGTTGCCGGTTATCTGCACCTGCTTACCGCCATCCTCTGGTTCGGCACCATCCTCTATGTCCACTTGGTGCTCAAACCGGCCTACGCCTCCAGCGGCCTGCCCCGCGGCGAGCTGCGGGTGGGTATCGCCTCCATGGCCGTCATGGGGATCACCGGCATCATCCTTACCACCTTCCGGGTCGCCTCCCCGGAGCTTCTGCTGCACTCCCGCTTCGGTGTTCTGTTGCTGGTCAAGATTTCCCTCTACCTGGTGATGGTCACGTCGGCGACCTTCGTGATCACGGTGATCGGCCCCCGCCTGCGCAGAAAGCGGACGGAGGAGGCTGTGCTGGTGACCAGCGGCGAGATGAGTATCGAAGAGTTGTCCCGTTGCGACGGTGCGGAAGGGCGCCCGGCTCTCTTCGCCTTCAACGGCACCATCTATGATGCGACCGCCAGCCGTCTCTGGAAGCAGGGAAATCACATGGGGCGTCACCAGGCCGGCAGCGACCTGACCGAAGTGCTCTCCCAGGCCCCCCACGGTACCGAGCAGGTGGAGCGGCTGCCGGCAGTGGGACGCCTGGTGCCCGGCCTGACGCGGCCGGCACCGTTGCACGAGCGGGTCTTCTTCTTCATGGCCTACATGAATCTGGCAATCGTCTTCCTGATCGTGCTGATCCTGGCGCTCTGGCGCTGGTGGTAG
- a CDS encoding hemerythrin domain-containing protein — protein sequence MQNLLTALKQEHEALKAQVALIKQHGVVTPDGFAGLQRLREILHAHVLHEDLDLYPRLEQAAVRDDNLRTLLDRFRGEMQEITAEANQFYQRYSAPVQSLDYARDVARLFSLLTNRIVTEEAVLYPYLEKAP from the coding sequence ATGCAGAATCTGCTTACCGCACTGAAACAGGAGCATGAGGCGTTGAAGGCCCAGGTGGCCCTGATCAAGCAGCACGGGGTGGTCACGCCTGACGGGTTTGCCGGACTGCAGCGGCTGCGCGAAATCCTGCATGCCCATGTTCTGCACGAGGATCTGGACCTCTATCCCCGTCTGGAACAGGCCGCTGTCCGGGACGACAACCTGCGGACGCTGCTCGACCGCTTTCGGGGGGAGATGCAGGAGATCACTGCCGAGGCGAACCAGTTCTACCAGCGGTACAGCGCTCCGGTTCAGTCGCTGGACTACGCCCGCGACGTGGCCCGCCTGTTCTCGCTGCTCACCAACCGGATCGTGACCGAAGAGGCGGTGCTCTATCCTTATCTGGAGAAGGCACCGTGA
- a CDS encoding DTW domain-containing protein has protein sequence MWRRHRDGCRQTVKFTLLTHFKEFPKRSNTGRMVLEVLGNAAEQVRWERTRPPEQLLREIEAGDVALVYPGRGDEPAADLSGISQFIIIDGTWHEARHIHQRSPYLQRARRVALKPGKASRYNLRKNQKEAGLCTAECVIEILRCLGENATAERLEQVFLANMRPRSAMGAAGSEPFNE, from the coding sequence ATCTGGAGAAGGCACCGTGACGGCTGCCGGCAGACCGTGAAGTTCACCCTGCTGACCCATTTCAAGGAGTTTCCCAAACGCTCCAACACCGGGCGCATGGTACTGGAGGTGCTGGGGAATGCTGCCGAGCAGGTGCGCTGGGAGCGGACCCGTCCGCCGGAGCAGTTGCTCCGGGAAATCGAGGCCGGCGATGTGGCGCTGGTCTATCCCGGACGCGGCGATGAGCCGGCTGCGGACCTTTCCGGCATCAGTCAGTTCATCATCATCGACGGTACCTGGCATGAAGCCCGCCACATCCACCAGCGCAGCCCCTATCTGCAGCGGGCCCGCAGGGTTGCCCTGAAACCGGGAAAAGCGTCGCGCTACAACCTGCGCAAGAACCAGAAGGAGGCGGGGCTTTGCACTGCCGAGTGCGTGATCGAGATTCTGCGCTGCCTGGGAGAGAATGCCACGGCTGAGCGACTGGAACAGGTGTTTTTGGCGAACATGCGACCCCGGTCGGCCATGGGCGCCGCCGGAAGCGAGCCGTTCAACGAATGA
- a CDS encoding DUF169 domain-containing protein — translation MQSAIATAIGLASEPVALLLTDEKPEGALQFDEGKWGCVVSMFGAAATKGKIAVFDSRSYGCFGGGVALGFGNTYRQFPGSMQGFCNFLSSGNEGWEPGEAIAAGMEAGGARKEFVQHFLHGERYKQSPELVRQFVEELPMTEVASRYVAFVPFNRLEPGQGEPASVTMLVTSDQLAALVVLANYDRPGLENVAIPYVAGCQSIGILSYREAQREQPRCIAGLMDLSARAYLRSQTGRDVLTFTMPYRRFLEMEACVAGSFLEQHPWLTLKGEA, via the coding sequence ATGCAGAGTGCCATTGCCACTGCCATCGGTCTTGCCAGCGAGCCGGTGGCCCTGCTGTTGACCGATGAGAAGCCGGAAGGAGCGTTGCAGTTCGACGAAGGGAAATGGGGCTGCGTGGTGAGCATGTTCGGCGCAGCGGCAACCAAGGGAAAGATTGCCGTGTTCGACAGCCGCTCCTACGGCTGCTTCGGTGGCGGCGTTGCCCTGGGGTTCGGCAATACCTACCGGCAGTTTCCCGGCAGTATGCAGGGGTTTTGCAACTTTCTCTCCAGCGGTAACGAGGGGTGGGAGCCGGGGGAGGCGATCGCTGCCGGGATGGAAGCGGGGGGGGCACGCAAGGAATTCGTGCAGCACTTCCTGCACGGAGAGCGCTACAAGCAGAGCCCGGAGCTGGTACGCCAGTTTGTCGAGGAACTGCCGATGACCGAGGTGGCCAGTCGCTATGTAGCCTTTGTACCGTTCAACCGCCTTGAGCCGGGCCAGGGGGAGCCGGCCTCGGTGACCATGCTGGTGACCAGCGACCAGCTCGCCGCCCTGGTGGTGCTGGCCAACTACGACCGTCCCGGCCTCGAGAACGTGGCCATTCCCTACGTTGCCGGCTGCCAGTCCATCGGCATCCTCTCCTACCGTGAGGCACAGCGCGAACAGCCACGCTGCATCGCCGGGCTGATGGACCTGTCGGCCCGGGCCTACCTTCGCTCCCAGACGGGCAGGGATGTCCTGACCTTCACCATGCCCTACCGGCGCTTCCTGGAGATGGAGGCGTGCGTCGCGGGCAGTTTTCTGGAGCAGCATCCCTGGCTGACGCTGAAAGGCGAAGCCTGA
- a CDS encoding ABC transporter ATP-binding protein encodes METSQSIRMEKVCYRVGGRIILTDFDLVLERGVNRTILGVSGAGKTTILKLMLGLIHPQSGRIHIGDLEITGRSEAEYREQRKKIAIVFQGGALFDSMTVGENVGYRLFEEGRLPEAEIEEIVREKLRFVGVEAALDLYPAELSGGMKKRVAIARALAADPEYIFFDEPTTGLDPIGVYNIVSLMRRLQQAGKTTLMVTHDLPTAFATSQRFSVLHESRLAFEGTEEELRRCPLSTVREFLHPTDASLFV; translated from the coding sequence ATGGAGACGAGTCAGAGCATACGGATGGAAAAAGTCTGCTACCGGGTGGGGGGACGGATTATTTTGACCGATTTCGACCTGGTACTGGAGCGGGGGGTAAACCGTACCATCCTGGGGGTGAGTGGTGCCGGCAAGACCACGATCCTCAAGCTGATGCTGGGCCTGATCCATCCCCAGAGCGGCCGGATCCATATCGGCGACCTGGAAATCACCGGCCGCTCCGAGGCAGAGTATCGGGAACAGCGCAAGAAGATCGCCATCGTTTTTCAGGGAGGGGCGCTGTTCGACTCCATGACCGTGGGAGAGAACGTCGGCTACCGGCTGTTTGAGGAGGGGCGGCTTCCCGAAGCGGAGATTGAGGAGATCGTCCGGGAAAAGTTGCGTTTTGTCGGGGTGGAGGCGGCTCTTGACCTCTATCCGGCCGAGCTGTCCGGCGGCATGAAGAAGCGGGTGGCCATCGCCCGGGCCCTGGCCGCCGATCCCGAGTACATCTTCTTCGACGAGCCCACCACCGGCCTGGACCCGATCGGAGTCTACAACATCGTCTCCCTGATGCGCCGGCTGCAGCAGGCCGGTAAGACCACCCTGATGGTGACCCACGATCTGCCCACCGCCTTTGCTACCTCCCAGCGTTTCTCGGTGCTGCACGAAAGCAGGCTGGCGTTCGAGGGGACCGAGGAAGAGTTGCGCAGGTGCCCGCTTTCCACGGTGCGGGAGTTCCTGCATCCCACCGACGCATCCCTCTTCGTCTGA
- a CDS encoding IclR family transcriptional regulator, with amino-acid sequence MARKEKSEYLIQAVSHALDLLEQFHDEVDELGVTELSKRLKLHKNNVFRLLATLESRGYIEQNRVTENYRLGLKTLELGQTFIKQMGLLRQSKPILEALVRECNETIYVSVLKDFHIIYLDTVETTMTVRVVPRVGSRLPAYCTAAGKAQIAHMSEEELDQYLPNRELQRFTPNTITDREELKRQLRVVAEQGYAVDDEELDEGVKCVSAPIRDYTRRIIGAVSISGPSMRFGTERIERELVPLVIKAADEISSKLGYTK; translated from the coding sequence ATGGCACGCAAAGAAAAATCCGAATATCTGATCCAGGCGGTTTCCCACGCCCTGGACCTTCTGGAGCAGTTTCACGACGAGGTTGACGAGCTGGGGGTCACGGAACTCTCCAAGCGGCTGAAGCTGCACAAAAACAATGTATTCCGGCTGTTGGCCACCCTGGAGTCCCGTGGCTATATCGAACAGAATCGCGTTACGGAAAACTACCGGCTGGGCTTGAAAACCCTGGAACTGGGCCAGACGTTCATCAAACAGATGGGCCTGCTGCGTCAGTCCAAACCGATCCTGGAAGCACTGGTCCGTGAATGCAACGAAACCATCTACGTTTCCGTGCTGAAGGATTTCCATATCATCTATCTCGACACGGTGGAAACCACCATGACGGTGCGGGTCGTTCCCCGGGTCGGCTCCCGCCTGCCGGCCTACTGCACCGCCGCCGGCAAAGCCCAGATCGCCCACATGAGTGAGGAGGAGCTGGATCAGTACCTGCCGAACCGCGAGCTGCAGCGGTTCACGCCCAACACCATCACCGACCGGGAAGAACTGAAACGGCAGCTGCGCGTTGTTGCCGAGCAGGGGTATGCAGTCGACGACGAGGAGCTGGATGAAGGGGTGAAGTGCGTCAGCGCGCCGATCCGGGATTATACCCGCCGGATCATCGGTGCCGTCAGCATCTCCGGTCCCTCCATGCGTTTCGGCACCGAGCGTATCGAGCGAGAACTGGTACCGCTGGTCATCAAGGCGGCCGACGAAATTTCCTCCAAGCTGGGCTACACGAAATAG
- a CDS encoding universal stress protein — MLNLRKKILVAIDGSPYSDKAAEEAVRIAAGNRSQFKSKIFALLVVPNAQSSSYSDFVPVKPLTETEQWEELRKRIFYIIEKSAAEYDVPLEMIVEAGEPAETLVEFARTEGVDLIVIGSSSKGFIESKLKGSVSRRVAEMAHCSVYLVRA; from the coding sequence ATGCTGAATCTGAGAAAAAAAATACTCGTGGCAATCGACGGCTCCCCCTATTCGGATAAAGCGGCTGAAGAAGCCGTCCGGATCGCCGCCGGTAACCGCAGCCAGTTTAAAAGCAAGATTTTCGCCCTGCTCGTGGTCCCCAACGCCCAGAGTTCTTCCTACTCCGATTTCGTGCCGGTCAAGCCGTTGACCGAGACCGAGCAGTGGGAGGAACTGCGCAAGCGGATATTCTATATCATCGAAAAAAGTGCCGCGGAATACGATGTTCCCCTGGAAATGATCGTGGAGGCGGGAGAGCCCGCCGAGACACTGGTGGAGTTTGCCAGGACGGAAGGGGTTGACCTGATCGTGATCGGCAGCTCCAGCAAGGGATTCATTGAGAGCAAGCTGAAAGGCAGCGTGTCCCGACGGGTTGCCGAGATGGCCCACTGCTCGGTCTATCTGGTGAGGGCCTGA
- the pap gene encoding polyphosphate:AMP phosphotransferase: MFESAELGHKISKEMFRRELPLLREALLDAQLDLLQSRRFPVIILLAGVDCAGKGETMNLLHEWMDPRHIESHALRELTDEERERPPMWRYWRDLPPKGKIGIFIGSWYSAPLLDNVHGISKNAELDQQLDRIIRFETMLCNEGALILKFWLHLSEEQQRKRLRKLEKDPKTRWRVKESDWKNFKNYARFRTVSERMLRTTSTPKAPWNIVEGADERYRSLTIGRAILEALRRRLDAPAAPAADEPLPPLLTSIDGLQILQTLDMTKKIAKKRYDEELEALQGRLNLLSRHKNFNRLSVVTVFEGNDAAGKGGSIRRVTQALDARSYRVIPIAAPTEEERAQPYLWRFWRHLPRRGRLAVFDRSWYGRVLVERVEEYCSRTDWMRAYGEINDFEEQLVRNHTVVVKFWLAITPEEQLRRFKEREKIGFKRFKITDDDWRNREKWSLYAQAVCDMIDRTSTEIAPWTLVEANDKNYARIKVLKTICDRLEQALDRL; this comes from the coding sequence ATGTTCGAGTCCGCAGAGCTGGGCCACAAAATTTCCAAGGAGATGTTCAGGCGGGAACTCCCCCTATTGCGGGAGGCGCTGCTGGACGCGCAGCTGGACCTGCTGCAGTCGCGTCGCTTTCCGGTTATCATCCTGCTCGCCGGCGTCGATTGCGCCGGCAAGGGGGAAACCATGAACCTCCTGCATGAGTGGATGGACCCCCGGCACATCGAGTCCCATGCCCTGCGGGAGCTGACCGACGAGGAGCGGGAGCGCCCTCCCATGTGGCGTTACTGGCGGGACCTTCCGCCCAAGGGGAAAATCGGTATCTTCATCGGCTCCTGGTATTCGGCGCCGCTTCTGGATAACGTCCACGGCATCAGCAAGAATGCCGAGCTGGACCAACAGCTGGACCGGATCATCCGCTTCGAGACCATGCTCTGCAACGAAGGGGCGTTGATCCTGAAATTCTGGCTGCACCTTTCCGAAGAACAGCAACGCAAGCGCTTGCGCAAACTGGAAAAGGACCCCAAGACCCGCTGGCGGGTCAAGGAGAGCGACTGGAAGAATTTCAAGAACTATGCCCGCTTTCGTACGGTTTCCGAACGGATGCTGCGCACGACCAGTACCCCCAAAGCGCCCTGGAACATTGTCGAAGGGGCCGACGAGCGCTACCGCTCCCTGACCATCGGCAGGGCGATCCTGGAGGCGTTGCGCCGGCGCCTGGATGCCCCTGCGGCGCCAGCGGCGGATGAGCCGCTGCCGCCTTTGCTGACTTCCATCGATGGCCTGCAGATTCTGCAGACTCTTGACATGACGAAGAAGATCGCCAAGAAACGCTACGATGAGGAGCTGGAAGCCCTGCAGGGTCGTTTGAACCTGCTGTCGCGGCACAAGAACTTCAATCGGCTGTCGGTGGTCACGGTGTTTGAGGGGAATGATGCCGCCGGCAAGGGGGGAAGCATCCGTCGGGTTACCCAGGCTCTCGACGCCCGCAGCTATCGGGTGATCCCGATCGCCGCGCCCACCGAGGAAGAACGCGCCCAGCCCTATCTGTGGCGGTTCTGGCGGCACCTGCCGCGACGGGGGCGGCTGGCGGTCTTTGACCGCTCCTGGTACGGTCGGGTGCTGGTGGAGCGGGTGGAGGAGTACTGCTCCCGTACGGACTGGATGCGGGCCTACGGCGAGATCAACGATTTCGAGGAGCAGCTGGTCAGGAATCACACCGTCGTCGTCAAGTTCTGGCTTGCCATCACCCCGGAGGAGCAGCTGCGGCGGTTCAAGGAGCGGGAAAAGATCGGCTTCAAGCGGTTCAAGATCACGGACGACGACTGGCGCAACCGGGAAAAGTGGAGCTTGTACGCCCAGGCGGTTTGCGACATGATCGACCGCACCAGCACCGAGATCGCCCCCTGGACGCTGGTGGAGGCCAACGACAAGAACTACGCACGAATCAAGGTGCTGAAAACCATCTGCGACCGCCTGGAACAGGCGTTGGACAGACTGTGA